AGAGAAAAAActcaaatatctttcttttttttgttacttTATTTTCACATCTGTGACAACTCTTttgttgttccttttttttttatacttatgTCTCTTAATTCTTTCTAGAAGTAGAGATTGTTGATAAATATGTGTTTTTCAACCCAAATATGAATCATGGTTAAATTAATTATTTGAGTAGATgaattttttgataattttttttatgataaataataaaatgaaattATTGAGGGCTTATGTATATATTATCAAAAAGGATGAGgaaaaaaaataagttttaaaGGTTAAAATCAAATGCCTTATCATATGCAAATCAAAGAATTctagtttttcaaaaaaatattttttacaaaGTCAAATTAATCAATTTATGTATTCTTTATGCAGAGcagttaattttttataaatgataagaAGGATCATTAAAAGGTTAATTGACacatattttattcttttttgtttGGTTTTTATTTAGTAGAGACCCTTAAAtcgattattattttaattttaaacattacaaaaaaaaatagtactattaatatataattaaactTATACATCTTCAAAATAATTagttaaaaattgatttaaatattataaaaatagtaaACTAAGATTcatttatatgataatatttttatttttaaaataatatcttttatttaatATGTCAAAGTTGGGTGCGGCTCTCTTTAATGTCGTCAGCCGACGGTCGACCGCTGAGACTGCCACCGAGGCAAACACCAGTCTTCACTCCCGCGAAGTTCCTCGGAGCGAGGAAGGGAGGAGTTCGCCGGCGATGGAGAAGAATGTGGTGATGATCTGTGCAGCCGTGAGCTTCCTTGGCCTTCTCTCTGCTACGCTCGGCTTCGCTGCTGAGGCCACAAGGATCAGGGTTTGCTATCTCGAATCACTCCCTTCTTTGGCATTCTTCTTTTCTGAGCTCGTTGATATTCTTATCCTTCGTTCCTCGAACTCATGCTAGCTAGTCCTCGACATTTCTTGGTGTATTTGCAGACCGATGAAGGTTTTGGGTTTTCTTCACCTGACCTACCATGTGGAATCGGTTGCTCTGCCGCTCCACTGGAAAGCCATCATCTATCGCGTTAGGGTTTTATAGGGTTTTAAAGACGGGATCTCGTTGATTACGAGGCATCTTTACTGTTTTCCGTGGTAAAGGTCTGATCTTTGAATTCCTGGTTGTCTTTCTTTCTTCGGTAAGGGTGGACTAGAATTACTATTGATTGCTATCAGTTGTCAGGTTTTGTCGGTAAGGCCCGTTGATTTCTCTTGATTCACCTACCATTCGTCCtataatgaagtcatcatcttggAACCGGCTTCagggataatttttttttttttctatcgcaTTAGGGTTTGTAGTATTTAAAGATTGGATCTTTTTAATTGGCCATGAGGAAGTCGTGTCAGGTCAAGCTTGCACTTGGTCTAGAACACGTTCATCAAGCCATGGGACTGTTGCAATCTTGGTTAGAGGTTGATGTCTTTACCTTCAATCTCTATTTGCAGGTTTCTGATGTGCAAACATCAACACTAGGTCAATGCACATATCCAAGGAGCCCATCATTAGCTCTGGGTCTTATAGCTGCAGTGGCTCTTATGATAGCTCAGGCCATCATAAGCACCGTAGCTGGGTGTATATGTTGCAAGAAATATCCAAATCCATCTGACACCAACTGGACAATTGGGATGATCGCCTTTGTTGCTTCTCGGTAACTTACGTACTTTCTGTTACATGGGTGTATTTACCTATATGACAATCTTATTGAGCCACCCTTTATTATTGGCAATAGAATTTGGACATGGAACTATAAGCAAGCTACTTGTTTCTGTCAATTGATAATCCAGTATTGATTCTTTCTAGTGGTTGTATGTGTTATGCACTTTTTGTTTTGGTCCATCTTTTGCCGTTTTACAAGATGAAACATTGTCGTGCTTTTGGAGAACTTGGGGCCTGATGAGATATTAAGGATCCCTGCTTCAAGTTCTACATGTGTACGAGAAAATATTCTAACACCCATCTTTCTGAAGGGTATTGTATACAGCTTATGCTCCCTTTTCCAAAGATTCTGTAGTTCAGATTTGCTTCTTGTAAGCAACTGCAAGGATTACCACCTCATCCTTATGGTTTTTCATGAATATGACCTTTTTCTCTATATTTCTTGCAGGCACATGAAATATCTCTATTGTGAACCATAATTGTGCCCTGTGATAAACTTTACCTccacattatattaatagttcaaACTCGGCAATCCTTACCCGCAGGCATTAATTGCTCTTGTTTGATGTCTTgatcaattattttatattaattactTCTCAAGTCAATTTAAACAGTAGCTTTTATAACTAATATACTAACCTTACTCAGAACAAAAACAATGGTGAGAATTATTTAGGTTCACTAATTGGACCCTTTCTCATCATTGAGCTGTACAGAGGATGATATCATCAAGTAAATGAAGAACCAACAAGTTCTATATTATTTTCTATCACAGTATTGAAGGGATCAAGAAAAATGTATCAAAGGAAGAAGGCAGGTCATAGTTCATCAATTCACATGGTGAGGAAACATTGGCTTATGGTGATCAGACGTGATGCCAACAACTAAGATTAGACGTTCAAGAGGTTGTGGGAGATGATTATCAAGCATTGGAAGTTGGAACAAGACTGATTGTTTGTTCGTGAAAGGAAGATGCAGAAAAAAAGAGCTATGGTTGGCAGCAATGTTGTAAAGATTATATTGGTATCCCTTATTAAATCCTTAGATAAGCATAAAAGTATTCTAATTGGTTTGTTCTTGAAGAAGGAATTGAAAGATTGCTGGTCGCTTCAAAGGTTTTGAACAATCATGTACAGTCCATCCCGTGAGATTAACTAATCCATATTTTTTCTAGTTGGGTCAGATTAATGAGGAGAAATCACATATGTCGAACTCGAAATGCAACAAAATTCTTCAGATCCACAAAACTGTTCTTAACTTCATATGTTGGCCGTCTTCTTGGGAGCAGACATATTAATTTGTCAAACGTAATTATTCATATGCTATCAATTGACTTTAGAATTGCCTTTTTTCAGTACTAAAGTTTAACTATTTAGCTGATGTCTGAGTTGAGTTCATTCCAGGAACTCATCTTTGCTTATATCTTGAATCATGCAGGGTGACTTTTATTATAGCCCTTGTTCTGTTGTTGGGTGGTGCTGCCCTAAACGATAAATGGGGGCAGGAAAGGGTGTACTTTGGCAAATACTGCTACGTCATCGAGTCTGGGGTATTTACAGGAGGTGCAGTGTTATCCCTTGCAAGTGTTGCCCTTGGGATTTTTTATTATGTTTCATCAACATTACCAAAGAATATACAAGTTTCAAATCCACAACAAAATCAAGGCATCTCATTGGGTCATTCTAATATTTCTCCGGGGACTCAGACCACCCTGGTATTTGTGCATGAGGATACATATATCAGGCAGCAATTTCCCTGAAGGTGACAGTGGTTTTTGCTAGATCAAATTCTAGTTCATTTTGATCTTGAGCTCTGTCCTTGTGTGACAGTAGGCACACAAATTGTTGTCCTCTCCTGTGGCAGCTCTATATCGGCGATGCATGAGGCTCGGACAAACACATCGATGTGTGTAGTTGAGAATTAGTGGTGTTGTATATTACTTCATCTCCAATGTGAAGTTTGACAGCATTCGATCGCAACATCTACAACAGTTTGGTAGCTTGTGGTGGATGAACAGCATTAGTGATGAGAAGATGACATTTTGCAGGGTTGAGAGGGTTTGTATCAACTGTAATTTGTGTTGCAATATGAACATCACATTTTGTGTTGATAATTATGTACTGTACGGTCAAATCTGGCCAACTTGCATGGCGAAGAACAATGCAGATGTGTGGTCCAAATTGCGCAGTTTCGGTTGTCTTGCATGACAGTGTAGGATTTGCAGGGAGAGCATCAAGTTGGCATGTGTGGATGTTGTGGCATTCTCAGTTCTTCCTGTAGGACAGGGCATTGTAGGATTTGCAGGGAGAGGATTAAATTGTCATATGTGGATGCTGTGGATTTCTCGGGTCTTCCTGTAGGAGAGGGCATTGTAGGATTAAATTGCCATATGTGGATGCTGTGGATTTCTCGGGTCTTCCTGTAGGGCAGGGCATTGTAGGATTTGCAGGGAGAGCATTAAATGTGCCATGTGTGGATGTTGTGGAATGCTCTGTAATTCCTCTATGGTTGCAGGTGCTTGGTTTGTTCCTTCCCCTGACTGACCACAGTTCAGTTTTAATGCTTGGAGACATCCACTTTGCCTGCCTCAGTGATCTCAGCTTGCTTGCTTATATAAACCTTTACAGAAATGTTGAGGTAGTTGATGAAGTTTGGATTTACACCATTGTATTGTAATGCGATGCGAGACATTATTACATAGCACCAGTTAGTCTTACAATCAACCTTGACAATGTTATCATCGCAACCAAACCTCCACATGAGTTAGAGCTTATTGATGCTCACCTCTAACCACCTATTCATTTTGAGATGGAGATCGGGTCTACaaatatgataaatatattactatcaacttcaacttaaaaGGATGAATCTAGAATATGTTGAGCTGAACGTCAAATCCAAAAATTGTAACATTTTTAGACTTATGAAAGTctaatgaatatattattattaattttaatttaaatattttgattagtaaTTTAGATCAAACAAAATTGATAtactaattaacccatcaatcgcTTGGATCATTACATTTATTGTAACACTCTAATTAGTCTTATATCGAAAATTGATAAACCAGATATAATTCTTTACTTAAAGTGAAATAtaagatataaataatttttatctttaaaaaaattatgtctGAATCCGAATACTGAATGATCTCTCacacgataatattaaaattaaataataaatcagGTCAATTTAATGCTTAAATTCATTTCCAACAAAACTAACCATATATATtgacatataaaaaaaattcttcgaATAATATTTGTATTATCAGTCACATTCCTAGACTGTCCTTttcgtgttatatatatatatatatatatatatatatatatatatatatatatatatatataataataataataataataataataataataaaaataaattgggAGAGCTTTCGTTGCAGCTTCCCAGAATGGACACCAGCGAGATGGCAGAAACCGAAGCCACCACCACTATCGGGGACCTCTCCCGATTCCAAGGTTTGTTCTTCCCCCCTCCCTCGCTCCAATCTTCTTCTTCTCTGGATTTACCCTTCCGGTTCCTGATGAATTGAGCAAACCCTGCTCTCCGACCCAACCCCCCGCCGCCCTTTTGGTGCCCAAAGCTACTGCCGCCTGGGTTGATCGAGAGTTGGATTGcgtctggtggtggtggtggtggtggtggtatatAGATCTAGGATCCATAGGACTGCAATCTTCTGTGATGAGCAGGCTTGGGGATTTTGGGCGAGGCGGTAAGGGGCCGATCGTGGAAAGGATTACTTGGTCGATCGACACTATCTCGCTCATCTCTTTGGAAGATTTCAAGCATCGAGACTTAATCTTCTTAAGGTTCTTTCTTGTTTTTCCAGGACGGATTGGTCTTCGTGAGGAGCTCAAAGTGGGATCTTTCTCCAGATAGGTTGGTCGTCGTCGTGATTTGTTGCAGGCGGTCCAGGTAAAGAATTCGGCCCTTTGAGCTTCACTACAATTTACAGCTTGCAGCAAAAAAGACTTGATCTCGAAACGAGTTTCTGTGACTCCTCGGAGCAGTATCCCTCCATGGATGTCCCTGAATCCTATCCGACAGAGACCGAATTCTCCACCGTGGGTATGGAAACGGATCGTGTCCCGTCCTACAAATCTTCTGCTGCTTCTGGTGCTAAGGCAGGCATTTCTTCCACCGGTAGTGTGCATGAGCTTCTTGAATGCCCAGTTTGCACCAATTCTATGTACCCTCCCATACACCAGGTACCATCTGTTTCTGTGTTGTCTCGTCAACCGTATCAGGACATGTAGTGTAATGTCTGTGGGTAAATTTGTTTCTCTCTGATATGAACTTGCTAGCAATGCATCATCTGTTCATTGCATCAAATATTTCTTTTATGTTTTAACACtacaatagatagatagatagatagatagatagataggaaTTTAAGTTTCTTGTCATGGATTGCTACTTGCCGGATGGCTCATCTTTCCTTCTTGACCTTTTAATCTGATAACTATATGTCATCAAGATGTAGGTACTGCAATTTGTTTCTCTCTGATATCACTTGCATAGTTTCTTGAACTTGCTAGCAATGCATCATCTGTTCATTGCATCAAATATTTCTTATGTTTTAACACTAcaagagatagatagatagatagatagataggaaTTGAAGTTTCTTGTCACGGATTGCTACTTGCCGGATGGCTCATCTTGCCGGATCACTGAGGCGAATATTTCTAGATAATTTATGCCTACTAGAGTGTAGTTTATTCATCACTCAAGTACAACTGGACATGTTTTCTCCTCATTCCCTCTCCCAGTGTTCTTTTCTGTATGGAGGCTGTAGATTGTCATTGACCACAATGCACAACAATTTATGAATTCACTTCCAACAATTTATGAATTCACAACGCTGAACTATGTTTTGCCTCTTCATTTGTACTTTTTCTTTGCAGGACTAATCTACATCAGCACTTTTTTATGCTTCTACATGTTGTTATCATGCACTTGTTCTGCCTTTTCTTTGACACTCGTTCATGTTTCTCATTCTCCTTATCGATTTACTAATTTTCTCGCTTGCTTTATGTCCAGTCCTTTCAGCAGAAtgataaaatcattggtaaataaCCTTTATAAATCCTGAAGAGCATAAGATAGAGACTCAAAAGTGGATGTCCATGTGCACCACCTGATCTGATCAATAGCATAATATCTCGGATCCTAGTCTTATCCCATAAAGCCATATATGATGTGGAACTTAAGTCTTGTGTCATCCACCCCTGCAGTGTCCAAATGGTCACACTCTTTGTTCGAGCTGCAAACTCAGAGTGCACAACCACTGCCCTACTTGTCGCCAAGAGCTGGGGAACATCAGATGCCTGGCTCTTGAGAAGGTTGCAGAGTCACTGGAGCTACCATGCAGATACCAGAACTTGGGCTGCTTAGAGATTCATCCATATTACAGCAAGTTGAAGCATGAGCAGCTGTGCAGGTTCAGACCCTACAATTGCCCCTATGCAGGCTCAGAATGCCTGGTCACAGGTGACGTTCCAATGCTTGTTGCCCATCTAAAAACTGATCATAAGGTGGACATGCATGATGGGTGCACATTTAACCACCGGTATGTCAAACCCAATCCAAATGAGGTTGAGAACGCGACGTGGATGCTCACCGTAAGTTTTCCCCTCTTTCTCGGTAATTCTATCCCCAATTTTGTTGCTTCTATGGTAATGAGCAATGAGCTATTTTTGTTTCTAGGGTTAAATAGAATGCCTCAAGTATTCCGTATGTCTTTTTTTCCCCCTCCCATAACAGAATTCTATGAAGACTTATAGGTTCTACAGACTGACCTATTATGTTTCATTCCACAAAATGTCAAAAGGAGATGATATGTTTTCCTTCCAAGACTTGAGGTTCTACAGACTGACCTATTATGTTTCATTCCACAAAATGTCAGAGGAGATGGTATGTTTTCCTTCCAAAGAAACAGCAGTATTGCCTAAACTCCCTTGCCTTGTAGTCCATTTGGCTTCTTGATTACATTCTCTGAAACAGTAGGACATAGGAGAGAACTAAGAAGTATGTTATATTGTTTACTCTTTCCAAGTTCTGTGAGGCTTAAAGATTAACAGAAAATTGCTGATAGATGTAGAAGCTCCTCTGACATAATTGATCTCTAAAGCTGATGAACCAGATAGTATGTAAACATCATTCTATTGTAGCTTACGTGAAATGCTATGAGATTAAGTTTAAGTATGTGTAAGATTTTGAATTGTAGCGTACGTGAAGTGCTATGAGATTAAGTTGAAGTCATTGTGTATCGAGTCTTATGCTTCGTAGTTGTTTATTTCTTGTCATTCAAATATATCATGCAGGTTTTCAGTTGTTACGGGCATTACTTCTGCCTTCACTTTGAGGCCTTCCTCCTGGGAATGGCTCCAGTTTATATGGCATTCTTAAGGTTTCTCGGTGAGGACAGTGAAGCAAGGCACTTCAGCTACAGCTTGGAAGTGGGCGGCAATGGCCGAAAACTCACATGGCAAGGAGTGCCGAGGAGCATAAGAGACAGCCACAGGAAAGTCCGCGACAGCTATGATGGGTTGATCATCCATCGTAACATGGCACTCTTCTTCTCCGGTGGCGACCGACACGAGCTGAAGCTACGCATCACTGGTCGGATATGGAAAGAACAATGAACAATGAACTCAGTGATTTAGAATGCATCTTGCAAATGTATACGCCAAAGGCTCATCAATTCTTGCAACCTTGTAGTGTAACCTAAAACTCTTTATTCAAAGCAATGGAAGAAGCATGCGTGAGATCCACAACCATGACCTGGAGTGCCAATCTTGGTCAGAGTCGATCTCTCCATGCTTCTTTCTATTTGAGATCTATAGCAGTCATGTCAACAGAAAGGAGTGTGAGAAGCTTTACAAAGAGATCCATGGCAGTCATCTAAAAATTTCCAAGTACCAAGAAAGAGTGACTGAGAAGCTTTACAAAGAAGAGATGATCCATAGCAGTCATCTAAAAATTTCCAAGTACCAAGAAAGAGTGTGAGTGAGAAGCGTTACAAAGAAGAGATCCATAGTAGTCATCTAAATATTTCCAAGTACCAAGAAAGAGTGTGAGTGAGAAGCTTTACAAAAGAGACAGTAGGTTAGCAGAAACAGAAAGGAGAGATAAGCTGCTACTAAAGGCTGGTTGGTATGGAATGTAATGTTCCATTTTCCTTATAAGCCCTTTGGGCACATACAAATATGATACTAAGCCAAAGGTTGAGTCACCTAGAAGGGGGTTCTGATACCTGATTACTGTTTAAAGCAGGATTGGGGGAGATGGTTGGCAGAGCTCCATTGTTGTCCTGGGGAGGTGCTGACCCCCAGTTCGGATCGGCATCAGGTGGCTCCACCACATGGACGGCACCGTCACTCATCCCCAGCGCGATCTGATTGGGCTCCGATGGGTGAGCAGCAATCACCATAGGATAGGCAGCACCAGGGGGGCTGGACAAGGAAGCAGAAAGAGATGAAGCATCCATCAGATTAGATTGAACATAGTCA
The DNA window shown above is from Musa acuminata AAA Group cultivar baxijiao chromosome BXJ2-4, Cavendish_Baxijiao_AAA, whole genome shotgun sequence and carries:
- the LOC135610556 gene encoding E3 ubiquitin-protein ligase SINAT2-like gives rise to the protein MDVPESYPTETEFSTVGMETDRVPSYKSSAASGAKAGISSTGSVHELLECPVCTNSMYPPIHQCPNGHTLCSSCKLRVHNHCPTCRQELGNIRCLALEKVAESLELPCRYQNLGCLEIHPYYSKLKHEQLCRFRPYNCPYAGSECLVTGDVPMLVAHLKTDHKVDMHDGCTFNHRYVKPNPNEVENATWMLTVFSCYGHYFCLHFEAFLLGMAPVYMAFLRFLGEDSEARHFSYSLEVGGNGRKLTWQGVPRSIRDSHRKVRDSYDGLIIHRNMALFFSGGDRHELKLRITGRIWKEQ
- the LOC135586899 gene encoding uncharacterized protein LOC135586899, coding for MSKLGAALFNVVSRRSTAETATEANTSLHSREVPRSEEGRSSPAMEKNVVMICAAVSFLGLLSATLGFAAEATRIRVSDVQTSTLGQCTYPRSPSLALGLIAAVALMIAQAIISTVAGCICCKKYPNPSDTNWTIGMIAFVASRVTFIIALVLLLGGAALNDKWGQERVYFGKYCYVIESGVFTGGAVLSLASVALGIFYYVSSTLPKNIQVSNPQQNQGISLGHSNISPGTQTTLVFVHEDTYIRQQFP